From Deferribacterota bacterium, a single genomic window includes:
- a CDS encoding CDP-glycerol glycerophosphotransferase family protein — MLIDKILSLENKELLNYKFSKYNLLIWPFIRAYLIEHIYLKETKSDKPSERRGKLDLFKNISYMLKTIKYNPFNYANYKIVFLITQIATTFKIEGKYVNRLHDYFALEYPESTLIVEKSERRAYKLPRYFKNVALEDYMYIYPYLKSLTKKIDKRDLYNIEAFIEYAGKIFNNYLDYKDLKIIYNRLLTEAVYAPLFYENYIKLFKKLKPSVILIYAASGGKRKTSIVKAAKDLSIKSCEFQHGIISHSHPFYNYSEDLFYSSEYREYLPNYLLTWGEFWNNNMRHPAEKITVGYPYVIKRLEEYRKIKKQNNKKRVVLIVSQGTITKIFVNIVKKLLMKLDVSQHNIMFKLHPGEVPFKERYSELYKYKGVEIVKSGDIYDMIFKSDIVVACYSTVVFEVLAFKKPLFILNNRWSQEYIPKTIGNWFETADELYKLITSGKIDSKEVNNNIEYYWEPNWQKNYKRFVEDVVGIKTNRRQLSEKLA; from the coding sequence ATGTTGATAGATAAAATTCTATCCCTTGAGAATAAAGAGCTTTTAAATTATAAATTTTCAAAATACAATTTATTAATATGGCCTTTCATAAGAGCATATCTTATAGAACATATTTACTTAAAAGAAACAAAGAGTGATAAACCAAGTGAACGCAGAGGAAAGTTAGATCTATTTAAGAATATTTCATATATGTTAAAAACAATTAAATATAATCCCTTTAATTATGCTAACTATAAAATAGTTTTCCTAATAACACAAATTGCAACAACATTTAAAATTGAAGGAAAGTATGTTAACAGATTACATGATTATTTTGCTCTTGAGTACCCCGAATCAACTTTAATTGTAGAAAAATCTGAGAGGAGAGCTTATAAGCTGCCGAGGTATTTTAAAAATGTTGCCCTTGAAGATTATATGTATATCTATCCTTATTTAAAATCATTAACAAAAAAAATAGATAAGAGGGATTTATACAATATAGAAGCATTTATAGAATATGCCGGAAAAATATTTAACAACTATTTAGATTATAAAGATTTAAAAATAATATACAATAGGTTATTAACTGAGGCAGTTTATGCGCCTTTGTTTTATGAAAATTATATTAAACTTTTTAAGAAACTAAAACCTTCTGTTATTTTAATATATGCTGCTAGTGGAGGAAAAAGAAAGACTTCCATTGTAAAAGCTGCAAAAGATTTAAGTATAAAGAGCTGTGAATTTCAACATGGTATTATATCTCATTCACATCCTTTTTATAACTACAGTGAGGACCTCTTTTATTCTAGTGAATACAGAGAGTACTTGCCTAATTATTTGTTAACCTGGGGAGAATTTTGGAATAATAATATGAGGCATCCAGCTGAAAAAATAACAGTAGGTTATCCTTATGTAATTAAGAGACTTGAAGAATATAGGAAAATAAAAAAACAAAATAATAAAAAGCGTGTTGTATTAATTGTGTCACAGGGTACAATAACAAAGATATTTGTCAATATTGTTAAAAAATTATTGATGAAATTAGATGTTTCACAGCATAATATCATGTTTAAATTACATCCTGGTGAGGTTCCTTTTAAAGAGAGGTACAGTGAACTATATAAATATAAAGGTGTTGAAATTGTAAAATCTGGGGATATCTATGATATGATTTTTAAGAGTGATATTGTTGTAGCTTGTTATTCAACAGTGGTATTTGAGGTGTTAGCCTTTAAAAAACCTCTATTTATATTAAATAATAGGTGGTCTCAAGAATACATTCCTAAAACTATAGGAAATTGGTTTGAAACAGCAGATGAATTGTATAAATTAATTACTTCTGGTAAGATAGACAGTAAAGAAGTAAATAACAATATAGAATATTATTGGGAGCCTAACTGGCAGAAAAACTACAAAAGATTTGTAGAAGATGTTGTTGGTATAAAGACAAATAGGAGACAGCTATCAGAAAAATTGGCTTAA